A window from Ignavibacteriota bacterium encodes these proteins:
- a CDS encoding acetate kinase encodes MKILVLNCGSSSIKYQLIETNTKDALAKGMIERIGMSSAVLTHEPKGKEKIRIVGEILDHSIAMEYVIAVLLSPNHGVISSRDEIDAIGHRVVHGGEDFSGSVLITDDVLKALRENIELAPLHNPPNLKGIAAAKEHLPNIPQCGIFDTAFHMSMPPHAYLYGIPFKLYKRYKIRRYGFHGTSHRYVSLRAAEILGKPYEELKIITAHLGNGASMAAIKNGKSIDTSMGFTPLEGLLMGTRSGDLDPSIITYIMGKEELSISEANTMLNKHSGLVGISGESSDMREIEQAVAEGDKKATYAFDVFTYRIKKYVGAYAAAMGGLDALVFTGGIGENSVKVRKDVCNDLEFLGIELDDELNNNAKGEAIITKQNTKAKVLRIPTNEELVIAMDTEQIVKGNL; translated from the coding sequence TTGAAAATATTAGTATTAAATTGCGGAAGTTCTTCAATCAAATATCAATTGATTGAAACAAATACCAAAGATGCGCTTGCAAAAGGAATGATTGAAAGAATAGGGATGAGCAGTGCAGTGTTGACTCATGAACCAAAAGGGAAAGAGAAAATTAGAATTGTTGGTGAAATTTTGGATCACTCAATTGCAATGGAATATGTGATTGCAGTTTTGTTGAGCCCAAATCATGGTGTAATTTCAAGCAGAGATGAAATTGATGCAATAGGTCACAGAGTTGTACATGGCGGTGAAGATTTCAGCGGATCGGTTTTAATTACTGATGATGTTTTAAAAGCTTTGCGTGAAAATATTGAATTGGCACCGCTTCATAATCCTCCGAATTTAAAAGGAATTGCAGCAGCAAAAGAACATTTACCCAATATTCCTCAATGCGGAATTTTTGATACGGCGTTTCATATGTCAATGCCGCCGCACGCTTATTTATATGGAATTCCATTTAAACTTTATAAAAGATATAAAATTAGAAGATACGGTTTTCACGGAACTTCGCATAGATATGTTTCTTTAAGAGCTGCAGAAATTTTAGGAAAACCATATGAAGAATTAAAAATAATTACTGCTCATCTTGGAAATGGTGCAAGCATGGCAGCGATAAAAAATGGAAAATCGATAGATACTTCAATGGGATTTACACCCTTAGAAGGTTTGTTAATGGGGACAAGAAGCGGTGATTTGGATCCTTCAATCATTACTTACATAATGGGAAAAGAAGAATTATCCATTTCTGAAGCAAACACAATGTTAAACAAACATAGTGGTTTAGTTGGAATTAGTGGTGAAAGCAGTGATATGCGCGAAATTGAACAAGCTGTTGCAGAAGGTGATAAAAAAGCAACTTATGCATTTGATGTTTTTACATACAGAATTAAAAAGTATGTCGGTGCTTACGCTGCAGCTATGGGTGGATTAGATGCTTTAGTTTTTACCGGTGGAATTGGTGAAAATTCTGTAAAAGTAAGAAAAGATGTTTGTAACGATTTAGAATTTTTAGGAATTGAACTAGATGATGAATTAAATAATAACGCAAAAGGTGAAGCAATAATTACGAAGCAAAATACAAAAGCTAAAGTTTTAAGAATTCCTACAAATGAAGAATTAGTTATTGCAATGGATACTGAACAAATTGTTAAGGGAAATCTTTAA
- a CDS encoding FAD-binding protein — translation MIKEIDISIPPDFINDYDFIKKLSAEKLNLNFSEINNVVILKRSIDSRRKPIFFLKVNVFVNESPKETQSNFNFNPVKENKKVIIIGSGPAGLFAALKLIELGIKPIIFERGKNVRDRRFDLKSIMQNGIVNPNSNYCFGEGGAGTYSDGKLYTRSNKRGNVSRILELLIYHGANSEIAIDSHPHIGSNKLPKIIQNIRETILKFNGDIHFNSRVTDFIISDNKIKGVIVNNSEEYFADSVIVSTGHSARDIYEIFKKNNLKLESKPFAIGVRIEHPQALIDSIQYHSKIRHENLPAANYSLACQINDKGIYSFCMCPGGIIIPASTNQGELVLNGMSVSKRNSPFANSGLVVEVNEKDWKHLNHFKEFSGLEFQKEIEELAFKFGGGNQTAPAQRVTDFVKNKISQNLLKSSYVPGLISANLNELFSKQISESLKKSLFEFNKKMKGYFTEEAQILAVESRTSSPIRIPRDKETLMHIDVEGLFPAGEGAGYAGGIVSAAIDGERCAEKSVKFIG, via the coding sequence ATGATAAAAGAAATAGATATTTCCATCCCACCGGATTTTATTAACGATTACGATTTTATTAAAAAACTTTCCGCAGAAAAACTCAATCTTAATTTTAGTGAAATAAATAATGTTGTAATTTTAAAAAGATCAATAGATTCAAGGCGTAAACCAATTTTTTTTCTTAAAGTAAATGTTTTTGTTAATGAATCGCCAAAAGAAACACAATCAAATTTTAATTTTAATCCGGTAAAAGAGAATAAAAAAGTTATAATAATCGGAAGCGGTCCGGCAGGACTTTTTGCAGCTTTAAAATTAATTGAGTTGGGAATTAAACCAATTATTTTTGAGCGCGGAAAAAATGTTAGAGATCGCCGGTTTGATCTTAAATCAATTATGCAAAATGGAATTGTTAATCCAAATTCAAATTATTGTTTTGGTGAAGGCGGTGCGGGAACTTACAGCGATGGCAAACTTTACACGCGATCAAATAAAAGAGGAAATGTTAGCAGAATTTTAGAATTATTAATTTATCATGGTGCAAATTCGGAAATTGCAATTGATTCTCATCCGCATATTGGATCAAATAAACTTCCCAAAATCATTCAAAATATTAGAGAAACAATTTTAAAATTTAATGGGGATATCCATTTTAATTCCCGAGTTACAGATTTTATTATTTCCGATAATAAAATTAAAGGTGTTATTGTAAATAATTCTGAGGAATATTTTGCTGACTCTGTAATTGTTTCAACCGGACATTCCGCGCGAGATATTTATGAAATATTTAAGAAAAATAATTTAAAATTAGAATCAAAACCTTTTGCAATTGGAGTTAGAATTGAGCATCCGCAAGCCCTGATTGATTCAATTCAATATCATTCAAAAATTCGTCATGAGAATTTACCAGCAGCAAATTACAGTTTAGCTTGTCAAATTAATGATAAAGGAATTTATTCGTTTTGCATGTGCCCGGGCGGAATAATAATCCCCGCTTCAACAAATCAAGGTGAATTAGTTTTAAATGGAATGTCGGTTTCGAAACGGAATTCTCCATTTGCAAATAGCGGTTTGGTTGTTGAAGTAAATGAAAAAGATTGGAAACATTTAAATCATTTTAAAGAATTTTCCGGATTAGAATTTCAAAAAGAAATTGAAGAATTAGCTTTTAAATTCGGTGGAGGAAATCAAACAGCACCGGCTCAAAGAGTTACAGATTTTGTGAAGAATAAAATTTCGCAAAATTTATTAAAATCATCATATGTCCCGGGATTAATATCAGCAAATTTAAATGAACTTTTTTCTAAGCAAATTTCAGAAAGTCTAAAAAAATCATTATTTGAATTCAACAAAAAAATGAAAGGTTATTTTACCGAAGAAGCTCAAATATTAGCAGTTGAATCAAGAACAAGTTCGCCAATTAGAATTCCAAGAGATAAAGAAACACTTATGCACATTGATGTTGAGGGATTATTCCCAGCCGGAGAAGGTGCTGGTTATGCCGGTGGAATTGTGTCTGCCGCAATTGATGGAGAAAGATGTGCGGAAAAATCAGTAAAATTTATTGGGTAA
- a CDS encoding SGNH/GDSL hydrolase family protein, with translation MFFTKILLKTIIVFLIMNEILLSQDWANLSRFKNENDSVNINLDEDRIVFMGNSITQGWIEQRPEFFANKSYINRGISGQTTPQMLLRFRQDVINLKPKVVVILAGTNDIAGNTGPSTLEMILDNLKSMSEIAKANGIKVILSSVVPAFDYPWKVGMKPNKKIPALNKMIKNYCDENDVIYLDYFSAMADERNGLPEKFSADGVHPNADGYKIMEPLVEAAIKEALE, from the coding sequence ATGTTTTTCACAAAAATTTTATTAAAAACAATTATAGTATTTTTAATTATGAATGAAATTTTACTTTCGCAAGATTGGGCAAATTTAAGCAGATTTAAAAATGAAAATGATTCTGTAAATATTAACCTCGATGAAGACCGAATAGTATTTATGGGAAACTCAATTACACAAGGCTGGATTGAGCAACGACCGGAATTTTTTGCCAACAAATCATACATAAATAGAGGAATCAGCGGACAAACCACACCGCAAATGTTATTGCGATTTAGACAAGACGTAATAAATTTAAAACCAAAAGTTGTTGTAATTTTAGCTGGTACAAATGATATTGCCGGAAATACTGGACCATCAACATTAGAAATGATTTTGGATAATTTAAAATCTATGTCAGAAATTGCAAAAGCGAATGGTATTAAAGTTATTCTGTCATCGGTTGTTCCGGCATTTGATTATCCATGGAAAGTTGGTATGAAGCCGAATAAAAAAATTCCGGCATTAAATAAAATGATAAAAAATTATTGCGATGAAAATGATGTAATTTATTTAGATTATTTTTCTGCTATGGCTGATGAAAGAAATGGTTTACCGGAAAAATTTTCTGCTGATGGAGTTCACCCAAATGCAGATGGATATAAAATTATGGAGCCATTAGTTGAAGCAGCAATAAAAGAAGCTTTGGAATAA
- a CDS encoding SDR family oxidoreductase, with translation MDLQLENKIVLVTAASTGIGRSIAELFLHENSKVVICSSNIDKLEKTSKEIKEKLNKEILFYKCDINNLDEIEKTVSFVERKLGTIDILVNNCGGPIPGYFENLSEENWNFAFDQVLKSAVRFTKLVLPKMKEKKWGRIINITSISVKQPIDNLLLSNAFRSAVTAFAKTLSNQVGQFNITINNVAPGLTLTRRLEELAKVRAKEANISKEEMLVKMSNDIPLKRLAKPEEIASSVIYLASEIGGYINGQTIVVDGGFNKSTY, from the coding sequence TTGGATCTTCAATTAGAAAATAAAATTGTATTAGTTACTGCGGCAAGTACTGGCATTGGCAGATCTATTGCAGAATTATTTTTACATGAAAATTCAAAAGTTGTAATTTGTTCAAGTAATATTGATAAACTTGAAAAAACTTCAAAAGAGATAAAAGAAAAACTTAATAAAGAAATTTTATTTTATAAGTGCGATATAAATAATTTAGATGAAATAGAAAAAACCGTTTCTTTTGTTGAAAGAAAATTAGGAACTATTGATATTTTAGTAAATAATTGCGGCGGACCAATTCCCGGTTATTTTGAAAATCTTTCGGAAGAAAATTGGAATTTTGCATTTGATCAAGTTTTGAAAAGTGCAGTAAGATTTACAAAATTAGTTCTTCCAAAAATGAAAGAAAAAAAATGGGGAAGAATAATTAATATTACTTCAATTTCCGTAAAACAACCGATTGATAATTTATTACTTTCCAATGCGTTCAGAAGTGCGGTTACTGCTTTTGCAAAAACTTTATCAAATCAAGTTGGACAATTTAATATTACAATAAATAATGTAGCTCCAGGTTTAACATTAACCAGAAGACTTGAAGAACTCGCAAAAGTTAGAGCAAAGGAAGCAAATATTTCTAAAGAAGAAATGCTTGTAAAAATGTCTAACGATATTCCTTTAAAAAGATTGGCAAAACCGGAAGAAATTGCTTCATCAGTTATTTATTTAGCTTCTGAGATTGGCGGATATATAAACGGACAAACCATTGTTGTTGACGGCGGATTTAACAAATCAACATATTAA
- a CDS encoding NAD(P)-binding domain-containing protein: MEEKKLKLEDLLGESPATENKDQIEYVAIIGAGVMGQGIAQTIASAGLDVIIIEKDQNNLELAKEKIQNSMRYEIERWAMTESEMKSILSRIRWSLDLAEIAECDLIIEAIVENYQLKRILFKKLDEIANPDTIFVSNTSTLSLTEIAEVTNRRDKIIGMHFLNPVPKVPLVELVKGMDTSDETVAKSKKFARKIGKTAIEVYEYPGFVTTRAIVPLLNEAMHILLEGIASAKDIDIAMKLGYNFKMGPLELADSMGLDEVLTWMEQLWKKLGEPRYRPCPLLRKLVRERKLGKKSKEGFFKYDDDGNIIE; the protein is encoded by the coding sequence ATGGAAGAAAAAAAATTAAAATTAGAAGATTTGCTTGGTGAAAGTCCGGCAACTGAAAATAAAGATCAAATTGAATATGTTGCAATTATTGGCGCTGGAGTTATGGGACAAGGAATTGCTCAAACAATTGCATCCGCCGGTTTAGATGTAATAATAATTGAAAAGGATCAAAATAATCTTGAGTTGGCAAAGGAAAAAATTCAAAACTCAATGCGTTATGAAATTGAAAGATGGGCAATGACAGAAAGTGAAATGAAATCAATTTTAAGCAGAATTAGATGGAGTTTGGATTTAGCAGAAATTGCAGAATGTGATCTTATAATTGAAGCTATTGTTGAAAATTATCAGTTAAAAAGGATTTTATTCAAAAAGTTAGATGAAATTGCAAATCCGGATACAATTTTTGTTTCTAATACATCTACATTAAGTTTAACGGAAATTGCAGAAGTAACAAACCGAAGAGATAAAATTATTGGTATGCATTTTCTAAATCCGGTTCCAAAAGTTCCGTTAGTTGAATTAGTTAAAGGAATGGATACATCCGATGAAACAGTTGCTAAATCAAAAAAGTTTGCACGTAAAATTGGTAAAACCGCAATTGAAGTTTATGAATATCCGGGCTTTGTTACAACAAGAGCAATAGTTCCGTTGTTAAATGAAGCAATGCACATTTTGCTGGAAGGAATTGCGTCAGCAAAAGATATAGATATTGCAATGAAATTAGGTTACAATTTTAAAATGGGCCCTTTAGAATTGGCTGATTCTATGGGTTTGGATGAAGTTTTAACTTGGATGGAACAACTATGGAAAAAATTAGGTGAGCCAAGATACAGACCTTGTCCGCTTTTAAGAAAATTAGTTAGGGAAAGAAAACTTGGGAAAAAATCCAAAGAAGGATTTTTCAAGTATGATGATGACGGAAATATTATAGAATAA